In the genome of bacterium, the window GAAGTAATTCATGTTGCTCTGCACCTGCTCGAAGTAGCTGCAGGTAACCCCTCCGGCGTTGGCAAGGAAGTCAGGAATCAGCCAGATATTCTTCTCGCGGATAATCTCGTCACCCGGGGGCGTGGTCGGACCGTTCGCACCTTCGACAATCACTTTCACGCTGGTGCGGATCGCGGGCGCCGTGTCGCGGTTGATCTGATTTTCCATCGCCGCGGGCATCAGCACATCAACTTCCTGCGCAATCCAATCATCGCCCGGAAGCACTTCATACCCTGCGCCAGCTGCCTTGTCCCGACTGATCTCGCCGTAGCTGTTGGTCATCGTCCGCAATTCCTTCAAATCGATGCCATCTTTCTTTCTGAAGCAGAACGCAGCCTGTTCCTTCTGATCCCAGCTCGACACGCAAATCACTTTCCCACCGTAGGAATGAAAAAGTTCGATCGCATGCTGCGCGACGTTGCCGAAACCCTGTACCGACGCGGTGCTTTCGTCAAGACGCATTCCGAGTTCGCCCAACGCTTCGCGCAATACGTAAATGACGCCGAACCCCGTCGCTTCCAGCCTGCCCAGCGACCCGCCGAGCCCGATGGGCTTTCCCGTGATGAAACCGGGCGCCTTGTGTCCGACCAGCTGCTCATACTCATCGAGCATCCAGAGCATGTGCTGTCCCGAAGTCATCACATCCGGTGCAGGCACGTCACGATCAGGTCCGACAGAATCGACGATTTTACGCACCCAGCCGCGGCAGAGCGCTTCCTGCTCACGCATGGAAAGATTGTGCGGATCGCAGACGACACCACCTTTGCCGCCACCGAGCGGAATGTCGACCACGGCGGTTTTCCAGGTCATCCACATCGACAGCGCGCGCACGGTATCGACGGTTTCCTGGGGATGGAAACGGACACCGCCCTTACAGGGACCCCGTGCGTCGTTGTGCTGAATGCGGAAGCCACGGAATACC includes:
- a CDS encoding Glu/Leu/Phe/Val dehydrogenase, which translates into the protein MSGESFNPYRMAQQQFDGVAEQLGLDEATRNFLRVPDRELHFNIPIRMDDGSYQVFRGFRIQHNDARGPCKGGVRFHPQETVDTVRALSMWMTWKTAVVDIPLGGGKGGVVCDPHNLSMREQEALCRGWVRKIVDSVGPDRDVPAPDVMTSGQHMLWMLDEYEQLVGHKAPGFITGKPIGLGGSLGRLEATGFGVIYVLREALGELGMRLDESTASVQGFGNVAQHAIELFHSYGGKVICVSSWDQKEQAAFCFRKKDGIDLKELRTMTNSYGEISRDKAAGAGYEVLPGDDWIAQEVDVLMPAAMENQINRDTAPAIRTSVKVIVEGANGPTTPPGDEIIREKNIWLIPDFLANAGGVTCSYFEQVQSNMNYFWTRDEVISKLDTKMTDAYYAVSQLAHRRNIPMREAAYMIAVARVAEACKMRGWV